A window from Erythrolamprus reginae isolate rEryReg1 chromosome 11, rEryReg1.hap1, whole genome shotgun sequence encodes these proteins:
- the LOC139173875 gene encoding phospholipase A2 inhibitor and Ly6/PLAUR domain-containing protein-like isoform X1, with amino-acid sequence MNPGLVVFFCLISSVLLTGVTSIQCYKCFSTGGQCRNEDMTLVECEPDETSCVSLIVRTTFSIPSVVFSTKTCAKPEEANNGYFSLTSVQKKHFELLVHSCQTDGCNIMPVSLPSRDVLKPNGLTCPGSFTSQGTSSLPPQPLVCLGNESRCGRLEFTMRILGAFYEKIFIEACVTDTVCAYPMGESQMGNGIAKFNVNMKNCSFALQSMDNMLLNM; translated from the exons ATGAATCCTGGTCTTGTTGTCTTCTTCTGTCTCATCTCTTCGGTCTTGCTGACAGGTG TGACATCTATACAATGCTACAAGTGTTTTAGCACCGGTGGACAATGTAGAAATGAAGACATGACCTTGGTGGAGTGTGAACCAGATGAAACTTCTTGTGTTTCCTTGATTGTCCGTACCACTTTCA GCATTCCTTCAGTCGTTTTCTCTACTAAGACTTGTGCAAAACCCGAGGAAGCCAACAATGGTTATTTCAGTCTCACTTCTGTGCAGAAAAAACACTTTGAACTCCTTGTTCACAGTTGCCAAACAGATGGTTGCAATATCATGCCTGTTTCTT TGCCGTCTCGCGATGTACTGAAACCCAATGGATTGACATGCCCTGGATCGTTCACAAGTCAAGGAACTTCTTCCCTACCACCTCAGCCACTTGTCTGTCTGGGCAACGAGTCTCGGTGTGGAAGGTTAGAGTTTACCATGCGTATAC TTGGAGCTTTTTATGAGAAAATATTTATCGAAGCATGTGTAACAGACACTGTGTGTGCCTACCCTATGGGAGAGAGCCAGATGGGCAACGGCATTGCAAAGTTCAATGTGAACATGAAGAATTGTAGCTTCGCTTTACAATCAATGGATAACATGCTCCTTAACATGTAG
- the LOC139173875 gene encoding phospholipase A2 inhibitor and Ly6/PLAUR domain-containing protein-like isoform X2: MNPGLVVFFCLISSVLLTGVTSIQCYKCFSTGGQCRNEDMTLVECEPDETSCVSLIVRTTFSIPSVVFSTKTCAKPEEANNGYFSLTSVQKKHFELLVHSCQTDGCNIMPVSLPSRDVLKPNGLTCPGSFTSQGTSSLPPQPLVCLGNESRCGRLEFTMRILRAINEEIFVEACVTDTVCAYPMGETQMGNGIAKFNVNVKNCSFALQSMDNMLLNM, encoded by the exons ATGAATCCTGGTCTTGTTGTCTTCTTCTGTCTCATCTCTTCGGTCTTGCTGACAGGTG TGACATCTATACAATGCTACAAGTGTTTTAGCACCGGTGGACAATGTAGAAATGAAGACATGACCTTGGTGGAGTGTGAACCAGATGAAACTTCTTGTGTTTCCTTGATTGTCCGTACCACTTTCA GCATTCCTTCAGTCGTTTTCTCTACTAAGACTTGTGCAAAACCCGAGGAAGCCAACAATGGTTATTTCAGTCTCACTTCTGTGCAGAAAAAACACTTTGAACTCCTTGTTCACAGTTGCCAAACAGATGGTTGCAATATCATGCCTGTTTCTT TGCCGTCTCGCGATGTACTGAAACCCAATGGATTGACATGCCCTGGATCGTTCACAAGTCAAGGAACTTCTTCCCTACCACCTCAGCCACTTGTCTGTCTGGGCAACGAGTCTCGGTGTGGAAGGTTAGAGTTTACCATGCGTATAC TTAGAGCTATTAATGAGGAGATATTTGTCGAAGCATGTGTAACAGACACTGTGTGTGCCTACCCTATGGGAGAGACCCAAATGGGCAACGGCATTGCAAAGTTCAATGTCAACGTGAAGAATTGTAGCTTCGCTTTACAATCAATGGATAACATGCTTCTTAACATGTAG